Below is a genomic region from Bacteroidota bacterium.
CTGCGGGTCCGACATCGAGTGGCCCCGGTAGCGGTAGGTGCGGATCTCGACGAGGGCGGGCTTGCTCTGCTCGCGGGCCTGCTTGGCGAGCTCGCCCATCGCGTAGTAGACCTCGAAGACGTCCATCCCATTGACGAGCGCGCCCGTCATGTCGTAGGCGTAGGCCTGCTTGTAGAGGTCGGGCTCGGAGACGGCGCGGTCCACGGCGGTGCCCATCGCGTAGCCGTTGTTCTCGCAGACGAGGAGCACGGGGATCTCGTAGAGCGCCGCGAGGTTGGCCGCCTCGTGGAACGAGCCCTGGCTGATGGCCCCGTCGCCGAAGAAGCCGACCGCGACGGCCCCGGTCTCTTTGTACTTCGCGGCGAAGCCCATCCCGACCGCGAGCGGGATCTGCCCGCCGACGATCCCGTGCCCGCCGTAGAAGTGGTTCTCGACGTCGAAGAAGTGCATCGAGCCGCCCTTGCCGCGTGAGGAGCCGTCGATCTTACCGAAGAGTTCGGCCATGCATTCGTTGGCCGTCATGCCACGGGCGAGGCCGAGGCCGTGGTCGCGGTAGGCGGTGATGATGGGGTCGGTGTCCTGGAGCGCGTGGACGGTCCCCGCCGAGACGGCCTCCTGGCCGATGTAGAGGTGGAGGAAGCCGGAGATCTTCTGGCGGCCGTACATCTGCGCGGCGCGCTCCTCGAACCGGCGCTGGAGCATCATGCTCCGGTACATCGCCAGGAGTTCGTCCGGCTCCAGCCCGAGCGACTCGTGGGTGTGGCCGCCCCCGGTGTACATCCGGAAGTCGGCCCCGTCGGGGAGGTCCTGCGGGCCGGTGGCTGCGCCGCTAGCGGCTTTGCCGTTGGTCGTCTGCTTCTTCGGCGCGCGCTCGGCCTTGGCCGTGCGCTTCTTGGCCGGAGCCTTTTTGGTTTCGTTCGCCATCGTGGGGCCTGCTGGGAAAAGAGAGAAAGCGGCGGACCTTGAAGATACGCCCGTGCTGCGAGCTACGGCATCGTGCCGCACGGGCCGTGGTCGGCCTCTGGTAAGGGTACACGCCGCCTCGCGTTCCCTCGCCGCGCTTTCCATCCCGGAAGCGCCCGGCGTAGTTTCCAGGGCTCGCCCCAGCCCGCTCCTCGTGCCCGATCCCGCCGCCGTACCGCCCGCTCCCGACGCGCCCCGCGTGCTCGTCGTCGTGCCGACCTACGAGGAGGCGGTCAACATCCGGCCGATGCTGAAGGAGATCCTCGGGCTGGCCGGGCGCTACGACGCGCTCGTGGTCGACGACGGCTCGCCCGACGGCACGGCCGACGTGGTCCGCGCCGTGCAGGCCGAGCACCCCGGCCGGGTCCACCTCATCGAGCGCGCCGGCAAGCAGGGCCTCGGGACGGCCTACCTCACCGGCTTCCGCTTCGCCCGCGACGAGGACTACGCCTACGTCTGCGAGATGGACGCCGACTTCTCGCACAACCCCCAAGACCTCCCCCTCCTCGTCGAGGCTGTCCGCGCCGGGGCCGACATTGCGATGGGCAGCCGGTACGTCGGCGGGATCCGCGTGCTCAACTGGCCGCTCCGGCGGCTGGTGCTCTCCTACGGCGCGGGCGTCTACACACGCGCCATCACCGGGATGCCCGTGATGGACGTCACCGCCGGGTTCAAGTGCTTCCACCCCCGCGTCTTCGAAGCCCTCGACTTCAGCCGCATCAAGTCGAACGGCTACATGTTCCAGATCGAGATGACCTACCGCGCCTGGCGCAAGGGCTTCACGATCGTCGAGGTCCCGATCACGTTCACCGAGCGGACCGAGGGCCAGAGCAAGATGAGCAAAGCCATCGTCCGCGAGGCCGCCCTCAAGGTCTGGGAACTCCGCTTCCGCGACCTGTTTGGGAAACTGTAGCGATTGGGGATTTCGGAGTGACGATCTTGGATTTGCCGCTTCGTTCCCCACCCTCTTCCCAATCCGAACTCCAAAATCCCCAATCCAAAATGCAAACCCTCACCCCCCCAACCGACGGTACCGCCATCACGATGCAAGACGGTCGCCTCCACGTCCCCGACCGGCCCATCGTCCCGTTCATCGAAGGCGACGGCATCGGCCCCGACATCTGGGCGGCGGCCTCGCGCGTGCTCGACGCCGCTGTCGAGAAAGCCTACGGTGGCCAGAAGGAGATCGTCTGGTTCGAGGTCTATGCCGGCGAGAAGGCCCACGACGCCTTCGGCGAGTGGCTGCCCGAGGACACCCTCACGGCCATCGAGCAGTACCTCGTCGCCATCAAAGGCCCGCTCACGACGCCCGTAGGCGGCGGCTTCCGGAGCCTCAACGTCGCCCTCCGACAGAAGCTCGACCTCTACGCCTGCGTCCGCCCGGTGCAGTACTTCGACGGCGTACCCTCGCCGGTCAAGAGCCCCGAGGACGTGGACATGGTGATCTTCCGCGAGAACACCGAGGACATCTACGCCGGGATCGAGTTCGAGGCCGGGAGCGAGGGCATGCGGAAGCTGCGCGACTTTTTGCAGGACGAGATGGGCGTCACCTCGATCCGCTTCCCCGAGACGAGCGGCCTCGGCGTCAAGCCGGTCTCCGAGGAGGGCACCAAGCGCCTCGTCCGCGCCGCGATCCGCTACGCCATCGACAACCATCAGGACACCGTCACGCTCGTCCACAAGGGCAACATCATGAAGTTCACCGAGGGGGCCTTCCGCACCTGGGGCTACGAGGTGGCAAAAGAGGAGTTCGGCGCCACCGACCTCGACGGCGGCCCGTGGCAGACGATCACCACCGGCGACGGCCGCGAGGTCACGGTCAACGACGTGATCGCCGACGCGATGCTCCAGCAGATCCTCACGCGCCCGAAGAACTACAGCGTGATCGCGACCATGAACCTCAACGGCGACTACATCTCCGACGCCCTCGCCGCCCAGGTCGGGGGGATCGGGATCGCGCCCGGGGCCAACATCAACTACGACACCGGGCAGGCCATCTTCGAGGCCACGCACGGGACCGCGCCGAAGTACGCCGGGCAGGACAAGGTCAACCCGTCGAGCGTGATCCTCTCGGGCGAGATGATGTTCCGCTACCTCGGCTGGACCGAGGCCGCCGACCTGCTCGTCGCCGCGATGGGCAAGACGATCTCGCAAAAGCGCGTCACCTACGACTTCGAGCGCCTGATGGACGGCGCGACCCTCCTCCAGACCAGCACCTTCGGCGATGCTCTGATCGAGAACATGGGGTAAGTTGCCGGAGCTAGTGTAAGCGCATGCTGAACATCGAACTTGAGAAGCGAATTCAGAAGGAGATAGATCAGAGCGGATTTCCGCTAGAACTTGATGTCGTCGCTGATCTACGAGAGGCCAACTACATAGTCTCCCCAAACCTCTCTTTCAGCAATGGAGAGCGGCTTGCCCGTGAGATCGACGCCGTCGCATTCTCGAACGAAGAAACCCCGGATGGCTGGCCATTCGGAGTCATAGGGAACGTGCTCGCAGTAGAGTGCAAGCGGCAAAGAAAAAAACCATGGGTGTTCTTCGAAGAGGGTCTTGATCCTTTGGCTGTGCTCGGGCTCGGTACTGAGATCGATATACTAACAGAGCTCGAATACACGCTACCCTACAACGTGTTGGCAGCATGTATGAACTCCCCACTGCGTGGTCATCATTTCAACGGCTTTCTCCCTAGAGCACGCACCTACTTCGAGGCATTCTCCAAACCGAATCAAGAGAACTCTATTTACAAGGCCGTTCAAAGCGTTTGGCACGCGCTTACTTTTATCCGCTCATGGTTTGGAGAGCAGGGCTTTGATCGGACCCCTAAAGCAAGCGCTGTCAAGCGAAGAACGTTTTTGCTCCAAGGTGTTATCGTTCTGGACGGGCAACTCTTGTTGGCCAGTAAGGAAGGTGACGAATTCACCTTAGCCGAGTCAGATCACATAATTCTGAGAACGATTGATCGGTTGACACGAGAGGGAAAATCTGCATTCGGTATCGGTGAGGAAATCGTGATCGACGTAGTATCGTACAGGGGTCTTGCGAAATATCTCGATCAGAGCGTCAAGAATGTTGAACTGCTGAGCCAGCACCTATCAGCTCAGCTCAAGGCAGGTTGGATATTGGATTCTTCCAACTCATCGTCAGAGGGGCAAGGTGCTGGGGAGTAAAATTGTCATTGCGAGGAGCATAGCGACGAAGCAATCTCCTGACCTCGACTTCGTCCTTTGGAGATTGCTTCGCTTCGCTCGCAATGACAGCCTTGGGTTCTTCTACCTCTACTGCCGCGTCTGCTGGAGCGCCCGAATCTGCTCCGCGGCACGGCGGGCCCACTCGTCGTAGACGCGGGGGCCAGGGTGGAAGCCGTCGGCGGCCATGACTTCGGCGACGGTCACCTCGCCCTCGCGGAGCGCGCCGTCGGCGGCGAAGCCGAGGCCGATGTACGTCACGCCGCGTTCGCCCTCGGCCCAGGCTTCGAGGGCGGCGTCGTAGCGGCGGGCCTGGCGGCCGAGAACCCAGCGCATTGGCTGCGGCACCGCCGGGAATTGGCCGATGAGTGGCATCCCGGAGACGACGACATGCCCGACCCCGAACCGCTCCCGAAGCTCCGCCACAAGCTCGCGGTACGACGCGAGCCACGCCGGGAGCGGCTGCCCCGCAATCACGTCGTTCATCCCGATGGCGAGCAGCGCCACGTCGAACGGCTCGGGCTCCTGCTTGCGGAGGAACGCGAGCGTCCGCGGGACCGTCGAGCCGAACCGGGCGAAGAGGGTCCAGGTGACCCGGTGGGTCTCCGCGAGACGGCTCACGACGTGCCCGAGGAGCGCGTCGTCCTGCGTCTCGGCCCCGTAGCCCTCAGCCGAGGAGTCGCCGACGAGCAGGAAGCGGAGCGGATCGCCGGTGCCGCGCGTGCCTTCGCGTGCACCCGACGGCGCGGTCAGCTTGGGCATCGTTTTGAACATCCGCTTGCCCTGCACGAGCAGGACCGGGGCGAGGAGCGTGCGGGCGAGGTTGGGCATGGCGGCGGGTGCGGTGGGGCCGTGTGTAGCACACAGCCAGCGGTAGGTTTCGGCGGCGGCTGAAACTTTGTGTATGTTCGGCCTACGCCGCCCCACCCGGCGTGCCCTTCCCGTCTACCTCCACCACACACCTTCCTTCCTCATGCGCTACGTCCTCGCTTTCCTCTGCCTCGCGCTCGCCGGCCCCGCCTCGGCGCAGCCGCTGACGAACGCCTTCCCGAACCTCACCTTTGACGCGCCGGTCGACATCCAGTCGGCGGACGACGGCTCGAACCGACTCTTCGTCGTCGAGCAGCAGGGCACGATCCGCGTCTTCACGAACGACGCTGCGGTCGGGTCTGCCTCGGTCTTCCTCAACATCACGGGGCGCGTACTCTCCGGCGGCGAGCAGGGCCTCCTCGGCCTCGTCTTCGACCCGGACTACGCGCAGAACGGGTACTTCTACGTCAACTACACCGCGAGCGGCCCGCGCCGCACGGTGATCTCGCGCTTCGAGGTCACCAGCAACCCGAACGTCGCCGACGCAGGCAGCGAGGAGGTGCTCATCACGGTGGACCAGCCGTTCAGCAACCACAACGCCGGGCAGGTCCAGTTCGGGCCGGACGGCTACCTCTACGTCGCGCTCGGCGACGGCGGCTCGGGCGGCGACCCGCTCGACAGCGGGCAGAGCCTCGACACGCTCCTCGGGAGTCTGCTCCGCCTCGACGTGGACGGAGGCGGCAACCCGCTCGACTGCGGGGCCGGCACCGGCTCGGCGACGATCCCTGCCGACAACCCGTTCATCGACGGGCCGGGCGGCGACTGCGACGAGGCCTGGGCCTACGGCCTTCGCAACCCGTTCCGCTACAGCTTCGGGCCGGAGGGCCGGCTCTGGCTAGCCGACGTCGGGCAGAATCGCCGCGAGGAGGTCAACATCATGGAGGCGGGCGGGAACTACGGCTGGAACGACCTCGAAGGCACGCTCTGCTACCCGTCGGGCCAGGCCAACTGCCCGCTGGGCGGGACGATTCCGCCGATCTTTGAGCACCCGCACAACTTCTTCGGCAACCAGGGCGCGTTCTCGATCATCGGCGGCTACGTCTACACCGGCCCTTCGTGCGAGGCGCTGCGCGGCAAGTACGTCTACGGCGACTTCATCACGCGCAACCTCTGGACGCTCACCTTCGACGGCGTGACCGCCGACAACGACGAGCTCTCGGCCTCGGCCGGCCCGACGACGTTCGGGCTCGACGAGCAGGGCGACCTCTTCCTGACCGACGGAAACCTCATCGAGCGTTTCGACTGCGCGACCGACGTGGCTGTCGAGGCGTCGCTCGTCGGCGGCCCGGTCACGATCCCCTCGGGGGGCGGCTCGTTCTCCTTCGACGTGACGCTGGACAACACCACCGGCGCGGCGCAGACAGTCGACGTGTGGGTCTCGGCGGACCTCTCAAACGGGACGGAGCGCAACCGGGTCTTCGGTCCCCAGACGGTTACGCTCCCGGGCGGCGCGAGCGGTACCGGCCGAGTGACGCTAAGCGTGCCGGGGCAAGCCCCAGCGGGCGTCAGCACCGGCGTCGTCACCGTCGGCGACTTCCCGAACGGCCCGACTGACGCGGCGCGCTTCACGATCACCAAGCTCGGCGGAGCGCTCGGCGACCGCGTGGCGGCCGACGCCGCGTGGCAGGTCGAGGGTGCCAACTTTGGGGTCGACGAGGCCCGTGTCGCTACGGCCAGTGCCACCGCCGACGGCTTCGCGCTGGCGGCCTTCCCGACACCCTTCGCCGAGCAGACGACCGTGCAGTACACCCTCGACGCCTCCGGCCCCGTCCGCCTCGCCGTCTACGACGTGCTCGGGCGCGAGGTCGCGGTGCTGGCCGACGGGCAGGCCGAGGCGGGGACGCACGAGGCGGTGTTCGAGGCGGCGGGGCTGCCGAGCGGGGTGTACCTCTTGCAGCTCGACGCCGGCCGCCGCGCAGCCGTGCAGACCGTGACCCTCACGCGCTGATCGTCTAGACCTCCCGCGTCTTCTGCGCCCCGGTCGTCTCGCAGCGACCGGGGCGCAGCGCGTATGCGCCGGAGCGCTCTTGACAGGAGGGGGAACGGTGCGTATCTCGGCCTCCCACTGCTGCCTTCCCTCCAGCCCGCTTCCGACCCATGCGCTATCTCTACCTCGCCGCCTGCCTCCTCCTCGTCGCCCCCGCGTCGGCCCAGGAGTTCGAGAACGCGTTCCCGAGCCTCACCTTCGACGGCCCCATCGTGGACATCCAGGCCCCGGACGACGGTTCGAACCGGCTCTTCGTCGCCGAGCAGGTGGGCACCGTCCGCGTCTTCCAGAACGACGAGGCCAGCACCCAGACCGCGCTCTTCCTCGACATCACCGACCGCGTCTCGACGGCGCGGAGCAACGAGAAGGGCGTCTCGGGCCTCGCGTTCGACCCGGCCTACGCGCAGAACGGGTACTTCTACATCAGCTACACGGCCGAGGACCCGCTCCGCCTCGTCGTCGAGCGCTACACCGTGTCGGCTACGAACCCGAACCGGGCCGATCCGTCGAGTGCCGTGGCTATGGTCAGGGTGCCGCTGCCCGACGACGAGCACCACGCCGGGCAGCTTCAGTTCGGGCCGGACGGCTACCTCTACCTCTCGCTCGGCGACGGCACCTTCAACTTCTTCAACGGGGACCCCTTCGAGAACGGGCAGAACCCGGCGACGCTTCTCGGCTCGCTCCTCCGGCTCGACGTGCGCGGCGCCGGACAGCCGCTCGACTGCGCGGCCGGCACCGGCCTCGCCACCCTCCCGGCGGGCAACCCCCTCGCCGACGGGCCGGGCGGCGTCTGCGACGAGATCTACGCCTTCGGCTTCCGCAACCCGTGGCGCTTCAGCTTCGCCCCCGACGGCCGCCTCTGGCTCGGCGACGTCGGCCAGAGCGACCGCGAGGAGATTAACGTTGTCGAGCCGGGCGACAATTACGGCTGGAACACCTACGAGGGCACGCGCTGCTTCGACGCGCCCTGCGACCCGGCGGGCCTCACGTTTCCGATCTACGAGCACCCGCACAACTTCTTCTCTGGCCAGGGGGCGTTCTCCGTCATCGGCGGCTACGTCTACCGCGGCAACACCTGCGCCCCGCTCCTCGGGAAGTACGTCTACGGCGACTTTGTGACGACGAACACCTGGACGCTCGGCTTCGACGGGGTCGACGCTACCAACGAGGTGCTCGTGCGCTCGTCCGGGTTCGCCGTGACGACGTTCGGCGAGAGCGAGCAGGGCGAGCTCTACCTCGGCGACAGCGACGGCGACACGCTGCAACGGCTCGACTGCGCGCAGCCGGTGACGGTGGCGGTCGCACCCGTCGGCCCCGCGACGGTGCCTGCCTCGGGCGGCGCGCTCACCCTCGACGTGACCCTCACCAACACGACCGCCTCGGCGCAGACCACGCAGGCCTGGGCCACGGCCGACCTCTCGGACGGAAGCGAGCGCGTCGTGGCGGCACCGGTCGCGGTGCGGCTTCCGGCGGGGGCGAGCGTGACGCGGCGCGTGACGCTCGGCGTGCCGGGCCTCGCCCCGGCGGGCGTCAGCACGCTCGTGGTGAAAACCGGCAGCTTCCCCGATGCGGCGTCGAGCGCAGACCTCGTCGCCGTCACAAAGCTAGGCGGGTCGATTGGCGACCACGCGGCGAGCGGCGACGCGTGGCAGGCCGAGGGCTTCCGCTTCGACGGAGCGGAGGCGGGCGACCCCGCGGCGCAGGCTGTGGCCGAGCCCGCCGCCCTCTCGGCGTTTCCGACGCCGTTCGCCGGGCGCACGACGGTGCGCTACGTGCTCGGCGAGGCCGGCCCGGTGCGGGTGTCGGTCTTCGACGTGCTCGGGCGCGAGGTCGCGGTGCTGGCCGACGGGCAGGCCGAGGCGGGGACGCACGAGGCGGTGTTCGAGGCGGCGGGGCTGCCGAGCGGGGTGTACCTCGTGCAGCTCGACGCCGGCCGCCGCGTAGCCGTGCAGACCGTGACGCTCGCGCGCTGATCGTCCAGACCTCCCATGGCTTCTGCGCCCCGGCTGCCTCTCTGGCGGCCGGGGCGCTGTGCATAGGTGCCGGAGCCTCCTTGACATGGACCGATGCCGTGCGCTATCTACCTGCATTCCCCAACCATCCTCCCCGCACTGCCATGCGCTGTCTCACCCTGGCCGCCTGCCTCCTCCTCGCTGTTCCCGCTTCGGCCCAGGAGTTCCAGGCTGCATTCCCGGACCTCGCCTTCGACGTTCCCATCACGGACATCCAGGCCCCGGACGACGGCTCGAACCGGCTCTTCGTCGCCGAGCAGTCGGGACGGATCAAGGTCTTCACGAACGACCCGGCTACGCCGTCGGCGAGCGTCTTCCTCGACCTCCGCGACCGGATCAACCCCCGCGTCGGGATCATCGGCCTCGCCTTCGATCCGGCCTTCGCGCAGAACGGGCTCGTCTACGTCCACTACAACCGCGACATCAGCGGTCCGGCCGCCTCTCAGAACGTCATCGCCCGCTTCGAGACCACGGCGACGGGCGTAGCCGACCCCGACAGCGAGGAGATCCTGATCACCGTGGACCAACAGCGCGAGCAGCACTTCGGCGGCCAGCTTCAGTTCGGGCCGGACGGCGCACTCTACGCCTCGTTCGGCGATGCGGGTGGGCAGGGCGATCCCTTCGGGAACGGGCAGGACCTGACGACGCTCCCGGCTACCGTCCTCCGCCTCGACGTGCGCGGCACGGGCCTCCCGCTCGACTGCGCCGCCGGCACCGGCTCGGCGACGATCCCCGCCGACAACCCGCTGATCGACGGGCCGGGCGGTGGCTGCGACGAGACGTTCGCCTACGGCTTCCGCAACCCCTTCCGCTTCAGCTTCGCGCCCGACGGCCGGCTCTGGCTCGGCGATGTCGGACAGGACGAGCGGGAGGAGGTCAACATCGTCGAGCCCGGCGGCAACTACGGCTGGAACACGCTCGAAGGCACGCTTTGCTTCAACTCACCCAACGGCTGCGACGCGGCCGGTACGGTTCTGCCCATCCGCGAGTATCCCCACAACCTCTTCTCCCAGGATGGCGGCTTCTCCGTGACGGGAGGCTACGTCTACCGCGGCAATACCTGCTCGCCCCTCCTCGGCCGCTACGTCTACGGCGACTTTGTGACGACGAACCTCTGGTCGCTCACCTTCGACGGGCAGACCGCCGACAACCAGGTCCTCGATAGCTTCTCGGGGCTCGCCGTGACCACGTTCGGCGAGGACGAGCAGGGCGAGTTGTACCTCGGCGACCTCGTCACCGGTACCCTGCTCCGCCTGACGTGTACGCAGCCAGTGACGGTCAGCGCCGTACCCGTCGGCCCTGCGACGGTGCCTGCCTCGGGCGGCGCGCTCACCCTCGACGTGACCCTCACCAACACGACCGCCTCGGCGCAGACCACGCAGGCCTGGGCCACGGCCGACCTCTCGGACGGAAGCGAGCGCGTCGTGGCGGCACCGGTCGCAGTGCGGCTTCCGGCGGGGGCGAGCGTGACGCGGCGCGTGACGCTCGGCGTGCCGGGCCTCGCCCCGGCGGGCGTCAGCACGCTCGTGGTGAAAACCGGCAGCTTCCCCGACGCAGCGTCGAGCGCGGACCTGGTCACCGTCACGAAGCTGAGCGGGCCGAGCAGTGGCCGTACGGCCTCCTGGCAGGCCGAAGGCTTCGGCTTCGAGGTCGCTGGGGCGGCGCGCCTCACTGCGGCAGGAGCCGCCGCCGACGGTGCCGTGCTAGCCGCCTTCCCGACGCCCTTCGCCGAGCAGACGACGGTTCGGTACGCCCTCGACGCCCCCGGCCCCGTGCGCCTCGCCGTCTACGACGTGCTCGGGCGCGAGGTCGCCGTACTGGCCGAGGGGCGGGCCGGGGCCGGCAGGCACGAGGCGGTGTTCGAGGCGGCGCGGCTGCCGAGCGGGGTGTACCTCGTCCGGCTCGACGCGGCCGGCACGGTACGCACGGCGTCGGTGACGCTGCTTCGCTGACCCTTCGAGGGCTCAGGATTCAAGACTCGGTAGCGGTGCCCCGGTCGCTAGTGGAGCGGCCAGGGCGCCGTTGCATCGAGGGCGTGTATCGTGTCGCATCCTGAGACTCAGGATTGGGACGTAGCAGGCGCTAGAAGGCAGAAGCGGAGGGTCGGAACGGTTCTATTCCGGCCGCTCGGGCCATAGCCGGTGCTCGGCGTCGCGCATGGGCCTTGCGGTGGCGTTGGGCACTCAGCCGTGCCCACCACGCTCCCCCTGCGATGCGCCTCGCCCTCCTCCTCACCGGCCTCGTCCTCGCGGCCCCGGCCGCTCTGTCGCAGCCGGCGCGGACGGCCGACGCGCTCCGCTACCTCCAGCAGGAGGCCCCCGCGCTCGGGCTCGACGCCTCGGACCTCGATGGGCTCGCCGTGACCGACGCCTACGTCAGCCGACGCAGCGGGGCCTCGCACGTCTACCTCCGCCAGCAGCTCGACGGCCTCGACGTGATCGGCTCCGAGGTGACGGTGAACGTGGACGCGCAGGGCACCGTGTTTCACCGCGCCGGAGCGCCGATGTCCAGCCTCGCCAAGCGGGCCACGCTGCGGCAGGCCCGGTTGAGCGCTGCCGAGGCCGTCCTCCGAGTCGCCGACCCCGACCAAGTGGCGGCGCGCGACGGCATGCTCGTCGCAGGGCGGGAGCCCGGCCCGTCGCGGGCCACGACGTTCGCCGCGCCCGGCCTCGCCGCCGAGCCGGTCGAGGCCCGCCTCGTCTACCATCCCGACGCGCGCGGCGATCTCCGCCAGGCGTGGGAGGTAGGCCTCTACACCCCGGACCAGAAGCACTTCTGGCTGGTCTACCTGGACGCCGAGACCGGCGCTGAACTCGCCCGGCACGACCTCGTGATCCACGACCACTTCGGCGACGGGCACAGCCATCACGACGGGCACAGCCACCACGATGGGCACGCGGCTGAGCACCTCACCGAGCACCGCCCGGCCGCTTCGCAGGCACACGGGGCCGGTGGCGCGTACCGCGTCTTCCCTTCCCCCGTCGAGTCGCCGAACCACGGGGCGCGTGCGCTGATGCTGGACCCGTCGGACCCGCTCGCCTCGCCCGCCGGCTGGCACGACGACGGCACCGCGACCTACACCGTCACGCGCGGCAACAACGTCCACGCCTACCTCGACGCCGACGCCGACAGCCACCCCGACCCCGGCGAGGCGCCGGACGGCGGGCCGGGCCTCGTCTTCGACTTCGCGGCCGACCTCTCGCAGGCCCCGTCGTCCTACGCGGAAGCGGCCGTGACGAACCTCTTCTACTGGAATAACCTTCTCCACGACGTCCTCTACCAGTACGGGTTCGACGAGGCGGCGGGCAACTTCCAGATGGACAACTTCGGCCGTGGCGGCCTTGGCGGCGACTACGTCCGCGCCGAGGCGCAGGACGGCGGCGACACCAACAACGCCCGGTTCTTCACCCCGCCCGACGGCAGCCGCCCCCGCATGCAGATGCACCTCTGGGACCGCACGGCCCCCAGCCGCAGCAGCGACTTCGACAACGGCATCATCGCCCACGAGTACGTGCACGGCCTCTCGACGCGCCTGACCGGCGGGCCG
It encodes:
- a CDS encoding PQQ-dependent sugar dehydrogenase; translation: MRCLTLAACLLLAVPASAQEFQAAFPDLAFDVPITDIQAPDDGSNRLFVAEQSGRIKVFTNDPATPSASVFLDLRDRINPRVGIIGLAFDPAFAQNGLVYVHYNRDISGPAASQNVIARFETTATGVADPDSEEILITVDQQREQHFGGQLQFGPDGALYASFGDAGGQGDPFGNGQDLTTLPATVLRLDVRGTGLPLDCAAGTGSATIPADNPLIDGPGGGCDETFAYGFRNPFRFSFAPDGRLWLGDVGQDEREEVNIVEPGGNYGWNTLEGTLCFNSPNGCDAAGTVLPIREYPHNLFSQDGGFSVTGGYVYRGNTCSPLLGRYVYGDFVTTNLWSLTFDGQTADNQVLDSFSGLAVTTFGEDEQGELYLGDLVTGTLLRLTCTQPVTVSAVPVGPATVPASGGALTLDVTLTNTTASAQTTQAWATADLSDGSERVVAAPVAVRLPAGASVTRRVTLGVPGLAPAGVSTLVVKTGSFPDAASSADLVTVTKLSGPSSGRTASWQAEGFGFEVAGAARLTAAGAAADGAVLAAFPTPFAEQTTVRYALDAPGPVRLAVYDVLGREVAVLAEGRAGAGRHEAVFEAARLPSGVYLVRLDAAGTVRTASVTLLR